Part of the Streptomyces europaeiscabiei genome is shown below.
CCCAACACCGTCGTACGCGCCGGGCAGCTGACCGCGCTGTGGCTGGGACCGGACGAATGGCTGCTGGTGGGCCCGCCCGGCAGTGCGCAGGACCTGGAGGGCCGGATCCGAACGGCCGCAGGGGACGAGCCCATCTCCGTCACCGACGTCTCCGCCCAGCGCACCACCCTCCTCGTCTCAGGCCCCCGCGCCCGCGACCTCCTGTCGCACGGCTGCGCCCTGGACCTGCACCCACGTGCCTTCGGCGCCGGCCGCTGCGCCCAGACCACCCTCGGGCGCACCCAGATCATCCTGATCGCCCGTGACGAACCCGCGTCCGGCTTCTGGGTACTGGTCCGCTCATCCTTCGCCGACTACCTGACGGACTGGCTGCTGGACGCGGCGACGGAGTACATGCCGGCCTGAATCCACCATGTGTGCGCCTCATGGACAGCTGAGCCGCGGGTGGGCGGCGTTGGTGACTCAGGCTCCGCCATAGCCGGACGTCTCGTCGTCCGGGTCTTCGGTGGCGTACAGGGTGGGCCCGAGGCGCGCGGCCAGCGTGTCTCCAGCCATACGTGTTTGGACCACTGTGCCGTCGTCGCCCACCGTCAGCGCTGCGTAGTAGCCCAGAGCCGTCCAGTCCGAGGGCACGTGGAAGAAGAATTGAACTACGTCGCCCGGGTACTCGTCGCGCAGCAGGGGAAGCAACTTCCGCAGAGTGCAACCGCCGCTCAGGCCACTGATCATGACAGTCACTTGATCCGGTGCCGACCGCCACGCCCGCACATGCGCGCAGCCCTGCCAGCCATCGAAGGGTCGTACGCATTGCTCGTCGCGGATCATTTCGGGATAGGCAGGTTCAATGGCCAAGGGGAGGTCCCTTCTTCTCGGTTCTTTCCCGGCTCCAACGCCCCACAACAGCAGGTCCGCACAGCAGGTCCACGGTACGGGCGATGCGGCGTCGGTGACCGTCCCGGCAGCCGATGCGGCTGTCCGGGACGGTCGACGGAGGGTGTGGCGGCAAACCGGTCGGACCGGCGAGCGACGTCTTCGCGCTGGGCGCGGTACCGGCCTTCGCCGCGACCGGGGCCGAGCCGTTCGGGGTCGGCTCGACGCACGCCCTCAGTTTCCGCGTCGTGTGCGAAGAACCCGACCGGCACTCCGAGGAGCCCGGAAAGAGGCCCACGGTGACCACGCCGGTGCACCGGCCGGCCGACACTTCCGGTGACCGGCCGGCCGTCACCCGGACAGTTACCGAGCCCGACTTGCTCCACGCCCCGCACGGCCACGAACGCACTGGTCAGGGCTGTTCCCCTAACACTCGATGATGTTCACCGCCAGTCCGCCGCGGGCCGTCTCCTTGTACTTGACGCTCATGTCGGCGCCGGTCTCCTTCATCGTCTTGATGACCTTGTCGAGGGAGACGTGGTGTCGACCGTCGCCACGCAGGGCCATGCGGGCGGCTGTGACGGCCTTCACGGCGGCCATGCCGTTGCGTTCGATGCAGGGGATCTGGACGAGGCCGCCGACGGGGTCGCAGGTGAGGCCGAGGTTGTGTTCCATGCCGATCTCGGCGGCATTCTCGACCTGTTCGGGGGAGCCGCCGAGGACTTCGGCGAGGGCTCCGGCGGCCATGGAGCAGGCGGAGCCGACCTCGCCCTGACAGCCGACCTCGGCGCCGGAGATGGAGGCGTTCTCCTTGAAGAGCATGCCGATGGCGCCGGCGGCCAGCATGAACCGTACGACTCCGTCCTCGTCCGCGCCCGGGACGAAGTTGATGTAGTAGTGCAGGACGGCGGGGATGATGCCGGCCGCGCCGTTCGTGGGGGCCGTCACCACCCGGCCGCCCGCCGCGTTCTCCTCGTTCACCGCCATCGCGTAGAGGGTTGTCCATTCCATGGCGTGCGTGGCCGGGTCGCCCGCCGCGCGCAGCGCCCGCGCGGTGAGGGCGGCGCGGCGACGGACCTTCAGGCCGCCGGGCAGGATGCCCTCGCGGGTCAGGCCGCGGGAGACACAGGCCTGCATCACGCGCCAGATGTCGAGGAGACCGGAGCGGATCGCGTCCTCGCTGCGCCAGGCGCGCTCGTTCTCCAGCATCAACCCCGAGATGGACAGACCGGTTTCATGGGTGAGACGGAGCAGGTCGTCGCCGCTGTGGAAGGGGTACTTCAGCACGGTCTCGTCGAGTTTGACGCGGTCCGTGCCGACCGCGTCCTCGTCGACGACGAAGCCGCCGCCGACGGAGTAGTACGTCTTCGACAACAGCTCCGTGCCCGCCGCGTCGTAGGCCCGGATGGTCATGCCGTTGGCGTGGTACGGCAGCGTCTTGCGGCGGTGCAGGACCAGGTCCTTGTCGGAGTCGAAGGCGATCACTCGGGTGTCGCCGATCTCGACGCCCAACAGCCGTAGCGTTCCGGTCGACTTGATGTGGTCGACATCGTGCTCGGCCTGATTGATGTCGACCGTGTGAGGCTCGTTGCCCTCCAGGCCCAGGAGTACGGCCTTGGGGGTGCCGTGGCCGTGGCCGGTGGCGCCCAGCGAGCCGTACAACTCGGCGTGGACCGTGGCGGTCCGGGTGAGTGCGCCGTCCTCCTTCAGACGGACGGCGAACATGCGGGCGGCGCGCATCGGGCCGACCGTGTGGGAGCTGGACGGGCCGATGCCGATCGAGAACAGGTCGAAGACCGAAATGGCCACGGTGACTCCTCAGAACGGGCGGTGGTGGGGCACACGGTCCGGGTGCCCCACCGGGGTCTCACTTCCCCAGGCCGGGGTAGAGCGGGTGTTTGTCGGCGAGGGCCTTGACCCGGGTCCTGAGGGCATCGGCGTCGTAGGACGGCTTCAGCGCCTCGGCGATGACGTCGGCGACCTCGGTGAAGTCCTCGGCGGTGAAGCCGCGGGTGGCGAGGGCGGGGGTGCCGATGCGCAGGCCGGAGGTGACCATCGGGGGACGCGGGTCGTTGGGGACGGCGTTGCGGTTGACGGTGATGCCGACCTCGTGGAGGCGGTCCTCGGCCTGCTGTCCGTCGAGTTCGCCGGCGCGCAGGTCGACGAGGATGAGGTGGACGTCGGTGCCGCCGGACAGGACGTCGACGCCGGCCTCCCGGGCGTCGTCGGCGGTCAGCCGCTCGGCGAGGATCCGCGCGCCCTCGACGGTGCGGCGCTGGCGCTCCCTGAACTCCTCGGAGGCCGCGACCTTGAAGGAGACCGCCTTGGCCGCGATCACGTGTTCCAGGGGGCCGCCCTGGAAGCCGGGGAAGACGGAGGAGTTCAGCTTCTTCGCGAATTCCTTCTTCGCCAGGATGATGCCGCCGCGCGGGCCGCCGAGGGTCTTGTGGGTGGTGGAGGTGACCACGTCGGCGTGCTCGACGGGATTGGGGTGCAGTCCGGCGGCGACCAGGCCCGCGAAGTGCGCCATGTCGACCCAGAGATGGGCCCCGACCTGGTCGGCGATCCGGCGGAACTCGGCGAAGTCCAGCTGACGCGGGTACGCCGACCAGCCCGCGATGATCACCTTCGGGCGGTGCTCCTTGGCGAGCTTCTCCAGTTCGGCCATGTCGACGAGGCCGGTGGCGGTGTCGACGTGGTAGGCGACGACGTTGAACTGTTTGCCGGAGAAGTTCAGGCGCATGCCGTGGGTGAGGTGGCCGCCGTGGGCGAGGTCGAGGCCGAGGATGGTGTCGCCGGGCTGGGCGAGGGCGAAGAGGGCGGCCTGGTTGGCGGAGGCGCCGGAGTGGGGCTGGACGTTGGCGTATTCGGCGCCGAAGAGGTCCTTGAGGCGGTCGATGGCGATCTGTTCGGTGACGTCGACGTGTTCGCAGCCGCCGTAGTAGCGGCGGCCGGGGTAGCCCTCGGCGTACTTGTTGGTCAGGACGGTGCCCTGGGCCTCCATGACCGCGACGGGGGCGAAGTTCTCCGAGGCGATCATTTCCAGGGTGGACTGCTGGCGGTGCAGCTCGGCGTCGACGGCGGCGGCGACCTCGGGGTCCAGCTCGTGCAGGGGCGTGTTCAGAAGCGACATGCGTACGACCTCGTCTTCTCAGCCGGCGGTGCGTATTGAGCAACTTGTCGAGCGATACGCAACATCGTCCAAGAGGTCGGGGGTCCGGTCAAGGGCGTCGGCGGAGAACCGGCGCTCCGCCGACGCGCTCGTCGGCGCTGTCCGAGCCGGTGCTTGACCCTTCTGGGGCGGCGCGACCCGCTTCGGCGAGGCCGGACGATCTTGTCTAGGTCGAGCACCGGACAGTCGCAGGGCGCGGGCGGCCTGCCGGGATCGATGATCTCGGCCTGCGGGACGCGGCGAAGCGCCCGGCCTGCAGGCCGTGACGGACCGGGCGCCTCGCCGTTCACCTCGCCGCACCTCGCCGCACCTCGCCGCACCTCGCCGCACCTCGCCGCACCTCGCCGCACCTCGCCGCACCTCGCCGCACCTCGCCGCACCTCGCCGCACCTCGCCGCACCTCGCCGCACCTCGCCGCACCTCGCCGCACCTCGCCGCACCTCGCCGCACCTCGCCGCACCTCGCCGCACCTCGCCGCACCTCGCCGCACCTCGCCGCACCTCGCCGCACCTCGCCGCACCTCGCCGCACCTCGCCGCACCTCGCCGCACCTCGCCGCACCTCGCCGCACCTCGCCGCACCTCGCCGCACCTCGCCGCACCTCGCCGCACCTCGCCGCAGATCCCGCAGATCCCGCAGATCCCGCACATGCGGCGCCACGGTGATTCGGTCGGTCAGCGGTGCGTGGCGGGCGCGGAGCGGCACGCCGGGGAAGGCGTCCGAGGCGTAGGTGGTGCGTCGAGGTACGGCAGTTCCTCGGAGCGGAGGACGAGGCCGCCCACAGGGTGTGCCGCGGGGTCATGCCGGGAGGAAACCCGGCCACCAGGGCGGGACGTTCCCCGGGCACAAGGGGTCGGGGTAGGAATCCGGCATGCCGAGCCATGTCACGAGGAACCAGGTGAACCACAGGGTGACGACGAACCCCGCGGCCAGTGCCGCCCACTGATGACGTCGTCCGAGGGTGCCGTGCAGGATCGTCCACGGGATCGCGGCGGCGATCCACACGAGCGGGGCGAGGAGGAGCAACGTCATGCCGTTGGCGGCACCGATGCCGACGTCACAAGCCGCCCAGGCCCTCCCGATGACGGCAACGGACACCACCGCAGCCAGTCCCCCGAAGAGGACACCCAACACCGTCCCCCTGAACCAGGGGTTCGGAGGACTCGACGGCCCCGCTCCCGCCATTTTCCACCTCTCCTCGTCGTGGAGGCGGAGCGTAACAACATGCGGGGGGCAGCTTCTCGGCTACCGGGGCGAGAGAATGTCGTGGTAATTGTGGTGCAGAGCGAGCAGGTGTGCTGCACACTTCCCGGGTGATCGTTCTGCAGCCCGTCCTGGAGCTCTGCGCCTCCGACGGCTTCACCCTCTGGTCCGTCGCCGAGTGCGAGCCGTACGGCTTCCTGGCGCTCCATGGCGCACTCGATCCCGCCGAGGTCGGCACAGCGGTGATGAGCATCGCCGACTACAACAACCTCGATCCCGAGGACGACGGCCGCGCACCGCGGCCCGCCGACCCGCTCGGGGGCTTTCTGCACGGACTGCTCACCATGGACGACCTCCTGTCATCCGGCGGTCTGCGGATCACTGACACCGCAACCGGCACCACGCTGCTGCCGGGCTGCTGCACCAGCCTCAACGAGAGAGGCGACTGGCTGGACGTCGTCGACGGCAAGGGCTGCGCCTCCTTCGGCCACGACCCCGCATCGCTCGTCGAACGGCACGGCGAAATCGTCCGGTTGACCCTCGACGCCGAGCACGACAACAGCGCGGTGATCGAGCTACCCGTCACGGACCTGCGCCGCCTGCTCGCCGGTGCGGAGCGCGACCTGAACGCATTCCTCCAACTGGCTGCCGCCTGGGCCGCCCTGCACCTGCCCGACTACGCCACCCCCGTCGCCTCAGCCCTCGGCCGTGCGCTCAACGTGCCGCCGCCAATTGGGGGTTGAAGGCCCGCGCCAGCCGGGTTCCCTGCGCTCCCGACGTGGTTGCCAACCCGCACGGCACCTCTCCGCACCACCTTGGCCGGTTCACCTGGCGGTCCGCGGACCGTATCGGGGCGGAACCCGCTGGAGCCCGGCACCGTGGCCGCCATACCCGCCCCCGGCGTCTCCGTCTCGCCGGCGTTGGCAACCCGCGCATCGACCCGTCCGTGTCCGGCAGCGCTCGGCGACACCGACCTCTGGGGCAGGTCGCCGATTGGGCTCCGCCTGTGCGGTGTGGACCGTCTCCTCGCCCACGAAACGGCCACCGACCGCATGTCGAGCGACTGCCTGACCCACGTCGAGCGAGTGCCGACCGCACGTCGACCGGCCACCGACCGCATGTCGAGCGACTGCCTGACCGCACGTCGACCGACCGCCTGACCTCGGCGGGCTTCCGGGAGCCGACCCGTACCGACCGGCGCCGGGAACGCGGGATCTGACGTCGCGCCGACGCCAGATGGGACGGTTCGGTACTCCCGTGGTCGACTGCGCCCGGCCGTTCCGCTCGGACGGTGTGGATCCTCGGCCCGAACGCGGACGGGGCAAGGTGCCGCAAGGTTGAGGCCTCAAGCACCCGGTGAAAGTTTGGTAAGGCTCGCCTTATATTGTGTCGTCGAGACCCCGGATGCCGCTGCCGCACACCGGGGGCGCGATCTGCCCGCCGCAAGACAGGACCGACCATGCGCACCACTCCCCGCCGCCTTCTGGCGGCTCTCGCCCTCACCCCGATGCTCGCCGGTTGCTTCGCCTCCGGCGAGGACGGCTCAGGTGCGAGTGGCGGGTCGGGAGCGGCCGGCCGCCTGCGGATAGCCCTCGCCGTGCCGCCGGTGCAGGCCCTGTCGCCGTACAGCAATGACGCCACCGTGCTCAGCAAACTCTCGGTGGCCGAAGGACTCACCGCCCTGGACGAGGACGGCGCGGCCGCACCCGCGCTGGCGAGGTCCTGGACCCGGAAGAACGCCACGACCTGGACCTTCGAGCTGCGCAAGGCCACCTTCCAGGACGGCACCGACGTCACCGCCGCGTCGGTCGTCAACGCGCTCGACCACGCGAACGCGGCCGAGACCAAGCCGCGTGTGCTGAGCGACGTGACGCTGACCGCCGAGGCCGACGACGCCGACACCGTCACCATCAGCACCAAGACCGCCGATCCGGTCCTCCCGCTGCGCCTCGCCAGTCCCGCCCTCGGCATCCTCTCCGAGAAGGCGTACGCCACCGACGGCACCGTCAGCCCCGTCGGCACCGGCACCGGCCCCTTCGCGATCACCAAGCTGACCGGAAAGACCAAGGCCACCCTCGACCGCTACGACGGTTACTGGGGTGGCAAGGCCAAGGCGTCCGGCATCGACGTCAGCTGGATCGCCGACGGCACCGCCCGCGCCAACGCCCTGCGCGGCGGCGACGTCGACATCGCCGAATGGATCCCCACCGCCCAGGCGAAGCTCCTCGACGAGAACACCCGCCACGAAGTGCCCTCCGTACGCACCGACAGCCTGATCCTCAACACCGGCAGCGGCCTCTTCACCGACGCGGCCCTGCGTGCCGCCGCCCGTGAGGGCGTGGACGGCGGCGTCCTCGTCGACTCCGTCTTCGGCGGATACGCCGACCCCGCGCAGGGTCTGTTCGGGC
Proteins encoded:
- a CDS encoding sarcosine oxidase subunit gamma; amino-acid sequence: MADTALTVPPRSPLAHAADRLAIATRTSQGAVRLAELPFLTQLDIRLDAKGAAADAIGLALDLPLPLEPNTVVRAGQLTALWLGPDEWLLVGPPGSAQDLEGRIRTAAGDEPISVTDVSAQRTTLLVSGPRARDLLSHGCALDLHPRAFGAGRCAQTTLGRTQIILIARDEPASGFWVLVRSSFADYLTDWLLDAATEYMPA
- a CDS encoding L-serine ammonia-lyase — protein: MAISVFDLFSIGIGPSSSHTVGPMRAARMFAVRLKEDGALTRTATVHAELYGSLGATGHGHGTPKAVLLGLEGNEPHTVDINQAEHDVDHIKSTGTLRLLGVEIGDTRVIAFDSDKDLVLHRRKTLPYHANGMTIRAYDAAGTELLSKTYYSVGGGFVVDEDAVGTDRVKLDETVLKYPFHSGDDLLRLTHETGLSISGLMLENERAWRSEDAIRSGLLDIWRVMQACVSRGLTREGILPGGLKVRRRAALTARALRAAGDPATHAMEWTTLYAMAVNEENAAGGRVVTAPTNGAAGIIPAVLHYYINFVPGADEDGVVRFMLAAGAIGMLFKENASISGAEVGCQGEVGSACSMAAGALAEVLGGSPEQVENAAEIGMEHNLGLTCDPVGGLVQIPCIERNGMAAVKAVTAARMALRGDGRHHVSLDKVIKTMKETGADMSVKYKETARGGLAVNIIEC
- the glyA gene encoding serine hydroxymethyltransferase, with the protein product MSLLNTPLHELDPEVAAAVDAELHRQQSTLEMIASENFAPVAVMEAQGTVLTNKYAEGYPGRRYYGGCEHVDVTEQIAIDRLKDLFGAEYANVQPHSGASANQAALFALAQPGDTILGLDLAHGGHLTHGMRLNFSGKQFNVVAYHVDTATGLVDMAELEKLAKEHRPKVIIAGWSAYPRQLDFAEFRRIADQVGAHLWVDMAHFAGLVAAGLHPNPVEHADVVTSTTHKTLGGPRGGIILAKKEFAKKLNSSVFPGFQGGPLEHVIAAKAVSFKVAASEEFRERQRRTVEGARILAERLTADDAREAGVDVLSGGTDVHLILVDLRAGELDGQQAEDRLHEVGITVNRNAVPNDPRPPMVTSGLRIGTPALATRGFTAEDFTEVADVIAEALKPSYDADALRTRVKALADKHPLYPGLGK
- a CDS encoding ABC transporter substrate-binding protein: MRTTPRRLLAALALTPMLAGCFASGEDGSGASGGSGAAGRLRIALAVPPVQALSPYSNDATVLSKLSVAEGLTALDEDGAAAPALARSWTRKNATTWTFELRKATFQDGTDVTAASVVNALDHANAAETKPRVLSDVTLTAEADDADTVTISTKTADPVLPLRLASPALGILSEKAYATDGTVSPVGTGTGPFAITKLTGKTKATLDRYDGYWGGKAKASGIDVSWIADGTARANALRGGDVDIAEWIPTAQAKLLDENTRHEVPSVRTDSLILNTGSGLFTDAALRAAAREGVDGGVLVDSVFGGYADPAQGLFGPAVSWAADRRVEVTGRAKAATTAQVKAETKGKTLRLATYTNRAELPEAATVLQQQLEKAGFTVKQDVREYTQMEADLLAGRYDALVFSRVTLLDTGDAVAYLASDYTGDGVYNIAGLNDEKVDEAIKSAAGEGDTAERQKKIMQAEAEILRTDAVVPLVHEKVVQGISDDVEGVLLDPRERSLVDVDTRLK